A portion of the Tachysurus vachellii isolate PV-2020 chromosome 14, HZAU_Pvac_v1, whole genome shotgun sequence genome contains these proteins:
- the peak1 gene encoding inactive tyrosine-protein kinase PEAK1 yields MSACNTFTEHVWKPGECKNCFKPKSLHRLPEGVPHRFPPEQVLNQHSHTSTGGTSNINHPSLSPTEGRAIVNSNLASNPQRSSSSSRSGQFRPPVAKKPTIAVKPTMMLPCSGLGLDLEGNPQNLVECVEPGKASAFTVWNHNGLNPKRPPEPNNNERNDERGEMDGFTSLCPPSSNNNNGLTDVLKEIAGLGSDLSSSRDDFLGRISCSYRRSLERGLPASSCLALGRSSSANKHVSLSDSAEIISSEGGRFCYPEFSSDGEEDEEYEEESESDDGEHESWDESDEELLAMEIRMRGQPRFANFRAATLSPVRFAAGKKWNTVPLRNRSLQRICAVDYDSYDDILNGYPSMDSSGARSLLPYDSDPQGSGFLSISESITSPESSSSLPEDSCTSSSGSSVPCNPSNGLHPFPLNRDSAGQEDTAGRALSSPKATETHKAVLAIRLQDQDINQREGGPLPQALPGQPITISFSPTEEQPKPYRVVSLEKTPICKPYTVVDVSASMASTEDRTTESTAKPKGPTTALSPPPYPGASKNIPLSAKSPISPKTPLSPKSAAISPTTPVSPFTSVSPSIPVSLSTALANVTTSSPSCKKPGSSRYQEVWTSSTSPRQKLPKVELLSGTPAGSSVTPRHANHKSAPTSPVAGISSSRTIPVKSPNLSEIKFNSYNNAGMPPFPIIIRDEPTYARSSKNAVKVPIVINPSAYDNLAVYKSFLGVSGDLPQPKPGTGGRVPSHTYEEIGNSETAHSSPTEHKPTRKFVSADAKEERDLTRTVPHNDKTKNIPECNTAGNISVTVSSPRTNTVPTNSTASSSLIKSSTVKLASSFNPSDDSPVACSSECQTSTSTGSGHREKASMVLSQIVASIPPPQSPPDSPSSHSKTYSAEELYSLPPDATKGTLSRPKSLHTESSLSKSHKDTPSKLLPKSQSASAAEGPTSPKSEPSAPFPPPRSTSSPYHASNILQRHFSNWSRPMGSRPSDGEVSPGAEGRRSADSNRPKRWISFKSFFRRRKDEDEQKEKVEREKEKGKLVGLDGTVITMLPPPPLQRQHWFSESKTDDPNQKPTIIFTYKPDSGSGGDGEAELRVEECNAGAGGVSFNQSGPPKSRASLLISKVMSQMPVQGPEMDTPAITSLPAKVELLTMREQANLATRPMTRPLSPTVSLGEPEEDEGTQTHSHSHSPASSYCSATYTNLGQSRASLIPTKHPRHLKTSDDGVHSESEGFSLGAKVTPPPLPKKSVPRANTEPSLTIEPMSRRPRGEVKPGGASLSVANPLYDLDSTWDTASQSSSLSSDARHLDESGDSLERPVGGGRSISRSGNSSTAPDRERRGCRSTESLTASKTRRLALYRGLESWEEVASRIRNLHADTLRKLAGRCEDRFMAGQKDLLRFGTDSWSHFRLTTGKPCCEAEDAVYYTAAYSKDPLINYAVKICRYKVKETQQQFFHSLAVRQSLSVHYNIQQDCGHFLADVPARLLPWENEDVSDDGRGEKRQKEHNLEQCEVKRQEEKGHGNIAVPGDMVCHGGSLRSRVVVITREVPFQTVADFVQEGSARHSRNPELYERQVCLLLLQLCSGLEHMKPYHVSHCDLHLKNLLLVHCHPGDPWNLELPESNNNSTSASSACPARLIISNFSQAKQQSVVRYTECDEFQLGLLIYEMLHQPNPLADAAGLKEREQLPPLPTRSLYSQGLMRLAGLLLHTDESERIGVAEARACLQCLLWGPRDDLLRAAPLPIQRHAALQNWLDLKRTLMMIKFAERSLDAGHSGAGVSLEDWLCCKYLAFATTDSIDRVVRVLQQI; encoded by the exons ATGTCTGCTTGCAACACCTTCACTGAACACGTGTGGAAGCCTGGCGAGTGCAAGAACTGCTTCAAGCCAAAGAGTCTGCACCGCCTACCCGAGGGGGTTCCACACAGGTTTCCCCCTGAACAAGTCCTTAACCAACACAGTCACACCTCCACAGGAGGCACAAGTAACATTAACCACCCAAGCCTCTCACCCACAGAAGGCAGGGCTATCGTCAACTCTAATCTTGCAAGCAACCCTCAGAGAAGCAGCAGTTCTTCCCGTTCAGGTCAGTTCCGTCCACCTGTAGCAAAAAAGCCCACAATTGCAGTAAAGCCCACCATGATGCTTCCATGCTCTGGATTGGGGCTCGATCTAGAAGGAAATCCTCAGAATCTGGTAGAGTGTGTAGAGCCTGGAAAGGCTTCAGCTTTTACTGTTTGGAATCATAATGGTTTAAATCCTAAGAGGCCCCCAGAACCTAACAACAatgagagaaatgatgaaaggGGAGAGATGGACGGCTTTACTTCTCTCTGCCCACCAAGCAGTAACAATAACAATGGCCTAACGGATGTGCTGAAGGAAATTGCAGGTTTGGGCTCAGATCTGAGCTCCAGCAGGGATGACTTCTTGGGCCGCATCAGCTGCTCCTATAGGCGCTCGTTGGAGAGAGGCTTGCCTGCATCCAGCTGCCTGGCCTTGGGTCGTAGCAgcagtgcaaacaaacatgtTTCTTTGAGCGATAGTGCAGAGATTATCAGTTCAGAGGGGGGACGCTTCTGCTACCCAGAATTTTCCAGTGATGGAGAGGAAGATGAGGAATATGAAGAGGAAAGTGAAAGTGATGATGGTGAACACGAGAGCTGGGACGAGAGTGATGAAGAGCTTTTGGCTATGGAGATCCGAATGAGGGGTCAGCCACGCTTTGCTAATTTCCGTGCTGCAACACTGTCTCCAGTTCGATTTGCAGCTGGTAAGAAGTGGAATACTGTACCACTGAGGAACCGCTCACTGCAACGGATCTGTGCCGTTGACTACGACAGTTatgatgacattttaaatggCTATCCTTCCATGGACTCCAGTGGAGCACGCAGCCTGCTTCCGTATGACTCTGACCCTCAAGGCAGTGGGTTCCTGTCTATCTCCGAGTCCATCACCTCACCAGAGTCCTCATCTTCTCTCCCTGAGGACTCCTGCACCTCCAGCAGTGGCAGTAGTGTCCCCTGTAACCCGTCTAATGGTTTGCACCCTTTTCCACTGAACAGAGACTCTGCAGGACAAGAAGACACAGCAGGCAGAGCACTGAGCTCACCTAAAgccactgagacacacaaagCCGTTCTGGCCATCCGATTACAGGATCAAGACATTAATCAGAGAGAGGGTGGACCTCTTCCGCAGGCACTCCCTGGCCAGCCAATCACAATAAGCTTTAGTCCGACTGAGGAGCAGCCTAAACCGTACAGAGTAGTGAGTTTGGAGAAGACTCCTATCTGTAAGCCTTACACTGTGGTGGATGTGTCCGCTTCCATGGCCAGCACTGAGGACCGAACTACTGAGAGCACTGCCAAGCCCAAAGGCCCAACCACAGCATTGAGTCCCCCACCCTACCCAGGAGCTTCAAAAAATATCCCCCTCTCTGCAAAATCACCTATATCGCCCAAAACTCCACTGTCTCCTAAGTCTGCAGCAATATCCCCAACCACTCCAGTATCTCCATTCACTTCAGTTTCTCCATCAATACCAGTCTCCCTAAGTACTGCCTTAGCCAATGTTACTACATCCAGCCCTTCTTGTAAAAAGCCTGGGAGCAGTCGTTACCAAGAGGTATGGACATCAAGCACTAGCCCTCGGCAAAAGCTCCCTAAAGTAGAGTTGCTTAGTGGGACGCCAGCTGGGTCATCAGTCACTCCCAGACATGCCAACCATAAATCAGCTCCCACCTCCCCTGTTGCTGGTATCTCCTCCTCACGTACCATACCCGTGAAGTCACCTAATTTGTCAGAGATCAAATTTAACAGCTACAATAATGCTGGTATGCCTCCTTTCCCAATCATCATCAGAGACGAGCCGACATACGCCCGCAGTTCAAAAAATGCAGTGAAAGTGCCTATTGTGATTAACCCAAGTGCATATGATAATCTGGCTGTGTATAAGAGCTTTCTGGGGGTAAGTGGGGACCTGCCACAGCCCAAGCCAGGAACAGGTGGTCGAGTACCCAGCCACACGTATGAGGAAATCGGCAACTCTGAAACTGCTCACTCCTCACCCACAGAACACAAGCCAACCAGAAAATTTGTCTCAGCTGATGCTAAGGAAGAAAGAGATCTCACAAGAACTGTACCTCACAATGACAAAACCAAAAATATCCCTGAGTGCAATACAGCAGGCAACATTTCAGTTACTGTTTCCAGCCCTCGGACAAACACCGTCCCCACTAATAGTACTGCCTCTAGCAgtctgataaaaagcagcactGTTAAACTCGCCAGTAGCTTTAACCCCAGTGATGATTCACCTGTAGCATGCAGCAGTGAGTGCCAGACCTCCACTAGCACTGGGTCAGGGCACAGGGAGAAGGCCAGCATGGTGCTGTCTCAGATAGTAGCCTCTATCCCGCCACCCCAGTCTCCTCCAGATTCACCCTCCTCTCACAGTAAAACGTATAGTGCTGAGGAGCTCTACTCTCTTCCCCCTGATGCCACTAAGGGTACTCTCAGCAGACCCAAATCACTCCACACAGAGAGTAGTCTGTCCAAATCTCACAAGGACACTCCATCCAAGCTTTTGCCTAAGTCTCAGAGTGCCTCAGCAGCTGAGGGTCCCACAAGTCCAAAATCTGAACCCAGTGCCCCTTTCCCCCCACCTAGATCCACGTCTTCCCCATATCATGCCAGTAACATTCTTCAGAGGCACTTCAGCAATTGGTCCAGACCCATGGGCTCCAGACCTAGTGATGGGGAGGTCAGCCCTGGAGCAGAAGGTAGACGCTCAGCTGACAGTAACAGGCCCAAACGTTGGATCTCTTTCAAGAGCTTCTTTCGCCGGCGGAAAGATGAGGatgaacaaaaagagaaagtggagcgagagaaagagaaaggaaaactGGTGGGTTTGGATGGGACAGTTATCACCATgttgcctcctcctcctcttcagagGCAGCACTGGTTTTCAGAGTCAAAAACAGACGATCCCAACCAAAAACCCACCATTATCTTCACCTATAAGCCAGACAGTGGGTCAGGAGGCGATGGTGAGGCAGAGCTCAGGGTGGAGGAGTGTAATGCAGGTGCTGGTGGTGTGTCATTCAACCAGTCAGGTCCACCTAAGAGCAGAGCCAGCCTCTTGATCAGCAAAGTAATGAG CCAGATGCCAGTTCAGGGCCCAGAGATGGACACGCCTGCCATCACCTCGTTACCAGCCAAGGTGGAACTGCTGACCATGAGGGAGCAGGCCAACCTGGCTACACGACCCATGACTCGTCCCCTCTCACCCACTGTCAGTCTAGGGGAGCCTGAGGAGGACGagggtacacaaacacactcacactcacactcccctGCTTCTAGCTATTGCAGTGCCACCTACACCAACCTAG GTCAGTCCAGGGCCAGTTTGATCCCCACAAAGCACCCCAGGCACCTCAAGACCTCTGATGATGGTGTTCATTCTGAATCTGAAGGTTTCAGTCTGGGTGCGAAAGTCACTCCCCCACCGCTACCTAAGAAATCTGTGCCACGAGCCAACACAGAGCCATCCCTCACCATAGAACCGATGAGCCGCCGGCCCCGGGGCGAGGTCAAACCTGGTGGCGCTAGCTTGAGCGTGGCAAATCCACTCTATGACCTGGACTCCACCTGGGACACAGCCAGTCAGAGCTCCTCACTCAGCTCTGATGCTCGTCACCTAGATGAGTCAGGGGACTCACTGGAGAGGCCAGTGGGAGGGGGGCGAAGCATCTCCCGATCAGGCAATAGCAGCACAGCCCCAGATCGGGAAAGACGGGGCTGCCGCAGCACAGAGAGCCTTACAGCCAGTAAGACTCGCAGGCTTGCTCTTTACAGGGGTCTGGAGAGCTGGGAAGAGGTGGCAAGCCGCATTCGCAATCTTCACGCAGACACGTTGCGCAAACTGGCTGGCCGCTGTGAGGACCGCTTCATGGCTGGTCAGAAAGACCTTTTGCGCTTTGGCACAGACAGCTGGTCCCACTTCAGACTTACCACTGGCAAGCCATGCTGCGAGGCAGAAGACGCGGTGTACTACACAGCTGCTTACTCTAAAGACCCACTCATCAACTACGCTGTTAAG ATTTGCAGGTACAAGGTGAAGGAGACCCAGCAGCAGTTCTTTCACAGCTTGGCTGTTCGACAAAGCCTTTCTGTGCACTACAACATCCAGCAAGACTGTGGCCACTTCCTGGCAGATGTTCCTGCCCGCCTTTTGCCCTGGGAGAATGAGGATGTGAGTGATGACGGGAGGGGCgaaaagagacagaaggagcaTAATCTGGAACAGTGTGAAGTGAAAAGGCAGGAAGAGAAAGGGCATGGGAACATAGCAGTGCCGGGGGACATGGTGTGCCATGGTGGGAGTTTGCGTAGCCGAGTTGTGGTGATTACACGTGAGGTCCCATTCCAAACGGTGGCCGATTTTGTGCAGGAGGGTTCAGCAAGGCATTCACGTAATCCAGAGCTGTACGAGCGCCAAGTGTGCCTGCTGCTGCTTCAGCTGTGTAGTGGCTTAGAGCACATGAAACCCTACCATGTGTCACACTGCGACTTGCACCTGAAGAACCTGCTGCTTGTGCACTGCCATCCAGGAGATCCTTGGAACCTGGAGCTTCCAGAGTCCAATAACAACAGCACTTCTGCTTCCTCTGCCTGCCCAGCTCGCCTCATCATCAGCAACTTCTCTCAGGCCAAGCAGCAGAGCGTTGTGCGTTACACTGAATGTGATGAGTTTCAGCTGGGTCTTTTAATCTATGAGATGCTGCACCAACCCAATCCTTTGGCGGATGCAGCTGGCTTGAAGGAGAGGGAGCAATTGCCACCACTCCCTACGCGGTCCCTATACTCTCAGGGTCTGATGCGGCTTGCAGGTCTCCTGCTCCACACTGACGAGTCCGAGCGCATCGGCGTGGCCGAAGCTCGTGCATGCCTGCAGTGTCTGCTGTGGGGGCCACGCGACGACCTCTTGCGTGCTGCACCTCTTCCCATTCAGCGACATGCAGCGCTGCAGAACTGGCTGGACTTGAAGCGTACACTCATGATGATCAAGTTTGCCGAGCGCTCGCTAGACGCCGGCCACAGCGGAGCTGGAGTCAGCCTAGAGGACTGGCTCTGCTGCAAGTACCTGGCCTTCGCCACCACAGACTCCATTGACAGGGTTGTACGTGTTTTGCAGCAGATCTGA